A window of Pedobacter lusitanus contains these coding sequences:
- the rpsB gene encoding 30S ribosomal protein S2, translating into MARTTYQDLLDAGVHFGHLTRKWNPKMAPYIFMERNGIHIIDLNKTLTKTEEAASAIKQIVKSGRKILFVATKKQAKEIVADQAKKVNMPFVTERWLGGMLTNFQTVRKSIKKMSNIDKMTKDGTYSILSKKERLMIQRERIKLESLLGGIADLNRLPAAIFLIDVKKEHIAVSEALKLNIPTFAMVDTNSDPSNIDFPIPANDDATKSISLITDVIIKAIEEGLDERKREKDDEAEKEAVAAKTAADAPETAAPGARRARKENAETEEGTSEA; encoded by the coding sequence ATGGCAAGAACAACATATCAAGACTTATTGGATGCAGGTGTACACTTTGGTCACCTTACCCGCAAATGGAATCCAAAAATGGCACCATATATTTTTATGGAGCGCAATGGAATTCACATTATAGATTTAAACAAAACTTTAACTAAAACTGAAGAAGCTGCTTCAGCGATCAAACAGATCGTAAAATCAGGTCGTAAGATCTTATTTGTAGCGACTAAGAAACAAGCTAAAGAAATCGTTGCTGATCAAGCAAAAAAAGTAAACATGCCTTTCGTAACTGAGCGTTGGTTAGGTGGTATGTTAACTAACTTCCAAACTGTACGTAAGTCAATCAAAAAGATGTCTAACATCGATAAAATGACTAAAGACGGTACTTACTCTATTCTTTCTAAGAAAGAGCGTTTGATGATCCAGCGTGAGCGTATTAAATTAGAAAGCCTATTAGGTGGTATCGCGGATTTAAACCGTTTACCAGCTGCTATCTTTTTAATTGACGTTAAAAAAGAGCACATCGCTGTTAGCGAAGCGTTGAAATTAAACATTCCAACTTTCGCAATGGTTGATACTAACTCTGATCCTTCTAACATCGATTTCCCTATTCCAGCGAATGATGATGCAACTAAATCTATCTCTTTAATTACTGATGTTATCATCAAAGCAATTGAAGAAGGTTTAGATGAGCGTAAACGTGAAAAAGATGATGAAGCTGAAAAAGAAGCTGTAGCTGCTAAAACTGCTGCTGATGCTCCTGAAACTGCTGCACCTGGCGCTAGAAGAGCAAGAAAAGAAAATGCTGAAACTGAAGAAGGTACAAGCGAAGCATAA
- the tsf gene encoding translation elongation factor Ts yields the protein MSVQISAADVNKLRQQTGAGMMDCKKALIEANGDFEAAVDYLRKKGAKVAASRQDRDSNEGVVIAKATADGKRGVVVELNCETDFVAKNADFIALANKFTDLAVEKNPATLEELLALEIDGQKVSDIIVENTGKIGEKIGISKFETVSGEKVIPYIHGNYRLGVLVALNQAVAGADEAGKDVAMQIAAMNPVALDKADVDTHTIEREMEIAKEQIRAEGKPEEMVEKIAAGKLNKFYKDSTLLNQEFVKDSSKDVRKFLNDTAKDLTVTAFKRVQLGS from the coding sequence ATGTCAGTACAAATTTCTGCAGCAGATGTAAACAAATTACGCCAACAGACCGGTGCCGGTATGATGGATTGCAAAAAAGCATTAATAGAGGCCAATGGCGATTTCGAAGCTGCGGTTGATTACTTACGTAAAAAAGGAGCTAAAGTTGCAGCAAGTCGTCAGGATCGTGATTCTAACGAAGGTGTTGTAATCGCAAAAGCTACAGCTGACGGTAAACGTGGTGTTGTAGTTGAATTAAACTGCGAAACAGATTTCGTAGCTAAAAATGCTGATTTCATCGCTTTAGCAAATAAATTCACTGATTTAGCTGTAGAGAAAAACCCAGCTACTTTAGAAGAATTATTAGCTCTTGAAATTGATGGTCAGAAAGTTTCTGATATCATCGTTGAAAATACTGGTAAAATCGGAGAGAAAATTGGTATCTCTAAATTTGAAACAGTATCAGGCGAGAAAGTTATCCCTTACATCCACGGTAACTACCGTTTAGGTGTTTTGGTTGCTTTAAACCAGGCAGTTGCTGGTGCTGATGAAGCTGGAAAAGATGTAGCGATGCAAATTGCTGCAATGAATCCGGTTGCTTTAGACAAAGCAGATGTTGACACACACACTATCGAGCGTGAAATGGAAATTGCTAAAGAGCAAATCCGTGCAGAAGGTAAACCAGAAGAAATGGTTGAGAAAATTGCTGCAGGTAAACTGAACAAGTTTTACAAAGACAGTACTTTATTAAACCAGGAATTTGTTAAGGATTCTTCTAAAGACGTTCGTAAATTTTTAAATGACACAGCTAAAGATTTAACTGTTACAGCATTTAAACGTGTTCAATTAGGATCATAG
- the rplM gene encoding 50S ribosomal protein L13, protein MNTLSYKTVSANAKTVNKQWIVVDAQGEILGRLSSKIAMIIRGKNKPEYTPHVDCGDNVIVINADKIKLTGNKMNDKQYISYTGYPGGQRFISPKELLAKHPTRVVEKAVRGMLPKTKLGKKLYTNLFVYAGTEHPHAAQSPKTITL, encoded by the coding sequence GTGAATACGTTAAGTTACAAAACTGTCTCTGCCAATGCTAAAACTGTTAACAAACAGTGGATTGTTGTTGATGCACAAGGCGAGATTTTGGGGCGCTTGTCATCGAAGATCGCAATGATCATCCGTGGTAAAAACAAGCCTGAGTACACCCCACACGTAGACTGCGGCGATAATGTGATCGTTATCAATGCGGACAAGATTAAGTTGACCGGAAACAAAATGAATGATAAACAGTATATCTCATATACTGGATATCCAGGTGGTCAGCGTTTCATCTCTCCAAAAGAGTTATTGGCGAAACATCCTACGCGTGTAGTAGAAAAAGCAGTTCGTGGTATGTTACCTAAAACAAAATTAGGTAAGAAATTATACACTAACCTTTTTGTTTATGCAGGTACTGAGCATCCTCATGCAGCACAATCACCAAAAACCATTACACTTTAA
- the nagA gene encoding N-acetylglucosamine-6-phosphate deacetylase, with the protein MIAIKNSKFFKDEELITDATVLIAEGVIQDITKDAVPAGYEVIDGQGSYLSPGFIDLQIYGSGGNLFSAYPTADTLKQMDEDLISKGTTGFLVCLATNTLETFKRAIEAAKAYQSQARAFLGLHLEGPYLNPGRLGAHPLEYVHKATLEEVKWLLDDADGVVKMMTIAHELQDDAVIEYLLEQGIVLSLGHSNADFEQANHAFGSGFTTTTHLYNAMPSIHHRNPGLPAAVFNHPTAMASIIADGAHVDLEIIKMTYKLMPERLFLITDAVTACTIGPYKHQLEGSRYVTPEGTISGSNITLLDAVNNCVKHCHIPLSAAINMASLRPAEVLKIDDRYGQIAIGKVADLLLITDNLTLQKVFAGGLLNV; encoded by the coding sequence ATGATAGCCATTAAGAACTCGAAATTTTTTAAAGATGAGGAGCTGATTACCGATGCAACTGTTTTAATTGCAGAAGGAGTAATTCAGGACATTACGAAAGATGCTGTACCTGCCGGATATGAGGTAATTGATGGTCAGGGAAGTTATCTTTCTCCGGGGTTTATTGATCTGCAGATCTACGGTAGTGGTGGGAATTTATTCTCTGCCTATCCCACAGCAGATACCCTGAAACAAATGGACGAGGACCTGATCAGTAAGGGAACTACAGGTTTTTTAGTTTGTTTAGCAACAAATACGCTTGAAACATTTAAAAGGGCTATTGAAGCTGCCAAAGCTTATCAGTCACAGGCCCGGGCTTTTTTAGGCCTGCATCTGGAGGGACCTTATTTAAATCCCGGAAGATTAGGGGCACATCCGCTTGAATATGTTCATAAAGCAACCCTTGAAGAAGTAAAGTGGTTACTGGATGATGCTGATGGGGTGGTTAAAATGATGACTATTGCACATGAACTACAAGATGATGCGGTAATAGAATACCTGCTGGAACAGGGTATAGTCCTTTCCCTTGGACATAGCAATGCTGATTTTGAGCAGGCAAATCATGCTTTTGGCAGCGGCTTTACAACAACAACGCATTTATATAATGCAATGCCTTCTATTCACCACAGAAATCCGGGTTTGCCCGCAGCTGTATTTAATCATCCTACAGCTATGGCCAGTATTATAGCCGATGGAGCACATGTTGATCTGGAGATTATTAAAATGACTTATAAGCTGATGCCAGAAAGACTTTTTCTGATAACGGATGCAGTTACGGCCTGTACAATTGGGCCATATAAACATCAGCTGGAAGGATCCAGATATGTAACACCGGAGGGAACTATATCCGGATCTAATATCACCTTACTCGATGCAGTGAATAACTGTGTTAAACATTGTCATATACCCCTATCTGCAGCTATAAATATGGCTTCATTGCGCCCGGCGGAAGTTTTGAAGATAGACGATCGTTATGGACAGATTGCCATTGGAAAGGTGGCAGATTTATTGCTGATTACGGACAATCTGACCTTACAAAAGGTTTTTGCTGGTGGTTTATTAAACGTTTAA
- the rpsI gene encoding 30S ribosomal protein S9, which yields MSVTNTSGRRKTAVARIYMKEGNGTITVNSKDHKVYFPTLPLQYIVNQSFEVSELAGQYDVQVNVAGGGIKGQAEAVRLAIAKAIVEIDAEKKPALRAKGLMTRDMRMVERKKPGRKKARKKFQFSKR from the coding sequence ATGTCAGTTACTAACACTTCAGGAAGAAGAAAAACTGCTGTTGCAAGAATCTACATGAAAGAGGGCAACGGTACAATTACTGTAAACAGTAAAGATCACAAAGTATATTTCCCTACATTACCATTACAATATATTGTAAACCAAAGTTTTGAAGTTTCAGAACTTGCTGGTCAGTATGATGTTCAGGTAAACGTAGCAGGAGGTGGTATTAAAGGCCAGGCAGAAGCTGTTCGTTTAGCGATTGCTAAAGCTATTGTTGAAATAGATGCTGAGAAAAAACCGGCATTACGTGCTAAAGGGTTAATGACCCGTGATATGCGTATGGTTGAACGTAAGAAACCAGGACGTAAGAAAGCTCGTAAAAAGTTCCAATTCAGTAAACGTTAA
- the frr gene encoding ribosome recycling factor produces the protein MNDLIKKQLQDAQATMDKAIAHCETELTKIRAGKASVGMLDGIMVDYYGSPTGLSQVASLTTPDARTILLQPWEKNMLVPIERAIMEANIGINPQNDGVVIRLVVPPLTEERRKDLVKKVKEEAERGRITVRNIRKDANEKIKRLKGEGVSDDEIKTGEGEVQKMTDLYIVKVDKHAEAKEKDVMTV, from the coding sequence ATGAACGACCTCATAAAGAAACAACTACAAGATGCTCAGGCAACAATGGACAAAGCGATTGCTCATTGTGAAACTGAATTGACTAAAATACGTGCGGGTAAAGCTTCAGTGGGTATGCTGGATGGAATTATGGTTGACTATTATGGTAGCCCGACTGGTTTGAGCCAGGTGGCAAGTTTGACCACTCCGGATGCACGTACTATTCTGCTTCAGCCATGGGAAAAAAACATGTTAGTTCCTATTGAGCGTGCAATTATGGAAGCGAATATCGGGATCAACCCACAGAATGATGGTGTTGTTATCCGTCTGGTAGTTCCTCCATTAACAGAAGAGCGTAGAAAAGACCTGGTAAAAAAGGTTAAAGAAGAGGCTGAGCGTGGTCGTATCACTGTTCGTAACATTCGTAAAGATGCGAATGAGAAGATCAAAAGATTGAAAGGTGAAGGCGTTTCTGATGATGAAATCAAGACAGGTGAAGGAGAAGTACAGAAAATGACGGATCTTTATATTGTTAAGGTAGATAAACATGCCGAAGCAAAAGAGAAAGACGTAATGACTGTATAA
- the pyrH gene encoding UMP kinase has product MKYKRILLKLSGESLMGEKQYGIDNDRVKQYAEDIKAVHAQGLEIAIVIGGGNIFRGLSAEKSGMDRAQADYMGMLATVINSMALQDALEKVGLKTRLLTAIKMEQICEPFIRRRAVRHLEKGRVVIFGAGTGNPYFTTDSAAALRAIEIKADVVLKGTRVDGIYTADPEKDPSAVRYNEISFKEVYAKGLNVMDMTAFTLCEENELPIIVFDMNKTGNFMKIAQGEEIGTLVKG; this is encoded by the coding sequence ATGAAGTATAAAAGGATCCTACTCAAGTTAAGCGGAGAATCGCTAATGGGCGAAAAGCAATATGGTATTGATAATGACCGCGTTAAGCAATACGCAGAAGATATTAAAGCTGTTCATGCACAGGGCCTGGAAATTGCAATTGTTATAGGTGGGGGTAATATTTTCAGAGGTTTGAGTGCAGAGAAATCAGGAATGGATCGCGCACAGGCTGATTATATGGGAATGTTAGCTACAGTAATCAACAGTATGGCTTTACAGGATGCACTGGAAAAAGTAGGACTTAAAACAAGATTACTTACAGCAATTAAAATGGAGCAGATCTGTGAACCATTTATCCGCAGAAGAGCGGTAAGACACCTTGAAAAAGGACGTGTTGTTATATTTGGTGCGGGTACGGGAAATCCTTACTTCACTACAGATTCTGCTGCTGCGCTGCGGGCAATTGAAATTAAGGCAGATGTTGTACTGAAAGGTACAAGAGTAGATGGCATCTATACTGCAGATCCTGAAAAAGATCCATCAGCAGTCCGCTATAATGAAATCTCTTTCAAAGAAGTTTATGCGAAAGGATTAAATGTTATGGATATGACTGCCTTTACACTTTGCGAAGAAAATGAGCTTCCTATTATCGTTTTCGATATGAACAAGACAGGAAACTTTATGAAAATTGCCCAGGGTGAAGAAATTGGCACACTGGTAAAAGGCTAA